In the Candidatus Woesearchaeota archaeon genome, one interval contains:
- a CDS encoding RNA methyltransferase: MKAFSLTHVGNSDITALEIQELLNVKSKSFESGINLFDLPKDKLTDLAKFCYSAQSIFSAGLLFQNFSFTDLADLKSKLDFGKFPKNLFFNKTFAVSCNRIGSHDFTSQDIGAQVGEFIFNELKKNKVESKVKLSDPDIPIFVYIFDNELYLGLNFIGFDVSKRDYRIFNHLDSIKGTLAYSLARFTGLTPSVKEVFKPESKLKKNKSKIQKTKMVVLDPFCASGTTGIESACFLSSYSVNFFAKPKFAFQKFNLFENVDCNSFFEEMDSEKISPANLTSEIFVFDENQKNVRAAEKNAKLANVNKILNFSRTEVEWLDTKFEEKSVDFIISNPPRLCRTFDQADFDKLYSEFFYVSKHVLKSKGKIGFMLKTKNALKDIAEKNDFKMTASKIVFQGKDPIHFVVFEKV; encoded by the coding sequence ATGAAAGCGTTTTCTTTAACTCATGTAGGCAATTCAGATATAACTGCTTTAGAAATTCAAGAATTATTAAATGTCAAAAGTAAATCTTTTGAATCGGGAATAAACTTGTTTGATTTGCCAAAAGATAAATTAACTGATTTAGCGAAATTTTGTTATTCTGCACAATCAATTTTTAGTGCGGGGCTACTTTTTCAAAATTTTTCATTCACAGATTTAGCAGATTTAAAATCTAAACTTGACTTTGGCAAATTTCCAAAAAACTTATTTTTTAATAAAACATTTGCAGTTTCATGCAATAGAATAGGTTCTCATGATTTTACATCGCAAGATATTGGTGCACAAGTTGGAGAATTTATTTTTAATGAACTCAAAAAAAATAAAGTTGAGTCAAAAGTTAAGTTATCAGATCCAGATATTCCTATTTTTGTTTATATTTTCGACAATGAGTTATATTTAGGATTGAATTTTATTGGGTTTGATGTAAGTAAAAGAGATTATAGAATTTTTAATCATCTAGACTCAATTAAAGGAACGTTAGCTTATTCTTTAGCTAGATTTACTGGGTTAACTCCATCTGTAAAAGAAGTTTTTAAACCTGAGTCAAAACTTAAAAAAAATAAATCTAAAATTCAAAAAACTAAAATGGTCGTGTTAGATCCATTTTGCGCATCAGGAACTACGGGAATTGAATCTGCTTGTTTTTTATCGAGTTATTCTGTGAACTTTTTTGCTAAACCAAAATTTGCATTTCAAAAGTTTAATTTGTTTGAGAATGTTGATTGTAATTCTTTTTTTGAAGAGATGGATTCAGAAAAAATCTCTCCTGCGAATTTAACATCTGAAATTTTCGTATTTGATGAAAATCAAAAAAATGTAAGGGCTGCAGAAAAAAATGCTAAACTTGCAAATGTCAATAAAATTCTTAATTTTTCTAGAACTGAAGTTGAATGGTTAGATACTAAATTTGAAGAAAAATCAGTAGATTTTATTATTTCAAATCCACCTAGGCTTTGTAGGACTTTTGATCAAGCAGATTTTGATAAACTATATTCTGAATTTTTTTATGTCTCAAAACATGTTCTTAAATCCAAGGGTAAAATAGGATTTATGCTGAAAACTAAAAATGCATTAAAAGATATAGCTGAGAAAAATGATTTTAAAATGACTGCATCAAAAATAGTTTTTCAAGGAAAAGATCCTATTCATTTTGTAGTTTTTGAAAAAGTTTAA
- the gyrA gene encoding DNA gyrase subunit A, which translates to MAEENSNNFEEDLNQDSSSTNEENKEEINSNSSEADANNSDDNNSDSNESDFDDEELVDSEKTPQIIDDPRVKKNLIEDEMKRSYIDYAMSVIVGRALPDVRDGLKPVHRRILFAMNGLGMTHSKPFKKSARIVGEVMGKFHPHGDSAIYDSLVRMAQPFALRYPLIDGQGNFGSIDGDSAAAMRYTEARLSKLSDEFLSEINKDTVDYSPNFSGEFDEPLVLPCKFPNLLVNGSSGIAVGMATNIPPHNMNEICDATINLIDNPELEIAELMNTVSGPDFPTGGIICGTAGIQSAYLYGRGRIKVRAKLDTEERKNKHRIIITEIPYQVNKSHLIAQIADLVSNKVIEGISNIRDLSDKSGIRVVIDLKSDANPAVITNQLFKHSRLQVTFGVINLSLVKGVPKVLNLKQTLQEFINHREEVVRRRTQFDLKKAEERAHVLEGLIIALEDIDAIVQKIKQSDNAEDAKQVLMTDYSLSEIQAKAILDMKLQKLSSLEQEKIREEHKGLMSLIEDLKAILASREKIFALIKNELIVIRDKFGNPRKTEITVGDDSDIIIEDLIKEEDMVVTISHSGYIKRLSVDTYRQQGRGGKGIIAAGTKEEDFIEHLFVASTHSTVLFFSNKGQVYWLKVYEVPETSRQSKGKAIVNLLRLDKDEYISAFEPVREFDDSHYLIFATEKGIVKKTELSAFSRPRKGGIRAITLNSEDTLKEVVLTDGNLNLILATKNGMATRFNEQAVRPMGRNAAGVKGIKLKPGDSVIGMIKAEEEKCILTITENGYGKRTPVGDYRLIGRGGIGVRNIICSERNGCAIAVKSVDEEDELMFISKNGIIIRMSVKGISIIGRNTQGVRLMRIGAGDTVIDAAKIIKEDSDNSEDETNNDDLGNDTKSNADNNSDIDSDRDDSTKESNDASTVTQEPISDSESQVE; encoded by the coding sequence ATGGCTGAAGAAAATTCTAATAATTTTGAAGAAGATTTAAATCAAGATTCATCTTCAACAAACGAAGAAAACAAAGAAGAAATTAATTCTAATAGTTCTGAAGCTGATGCTAACAATTCTGATGACAATAATTCTGATTCGAATGAATCTGACTTTGATGACGAAGAGTTAGTTGATAGCGAAAAAACGCCTCAAATAATTGATGATCCTAGAGTTAAAAAAAATCTTATTGAAGATGAGATGAAAAGATCATATATAGATTATGCTATGTCAGTTATTGTTGGAAGAGCACTTCCTGATGTCCGTGATGGACTTAAGCCAGTTCATAGAAGAATTTTATTCGCTATGAATGGTCTTGGGATGACTCATAGTAAACCATTCAAAAAATCAGCAAGAATCGTAGGAGAAGTTATGGGTAAATTTCATCCGCATGGTGATTCAGCAATTTATGATTCATTAGTTAGGATGGCTCAACCATTTGCACTTCGATATCCTTTAATTGATGGGCAGGGTAACTTTGGTTCGATTGATGGTGATTCAGCAGCAGCAATGCGTTATACTGAAGCAAGACTATCAAAATTATCTGACGAATTTCTTTCTGAAATAAATAAAGACACAGTTGATTATTCACCTAATTTTTCAGGTGAGTTTGATGAACCATTAGTTCTTCCATGCAAATTTCCAAATCTTTTGGTTAATGGTAGTAGCGGTATTGCAGTTGGAATGGCAACAAACATCCCTCCTCATAACATGAATGAAATTTGTGATGCAACTATTAATTTAATTGATAATCCCGAACTTGAAATTGCAGAATTAATGAATACTGTTTCAGGTCCAGATTTTCCAACAGGGGGAATTATTTGTGGGACTGCAGGAATTCAAAGTGCATATCTTTATGGTAGAGGAAGAATTAAAGTTAGGGCAAAATTAGACACTGAAGAACGCAAAAATAAACACAGAATAATTATTACTGAAATTCCTTATCAAGTTAATAAAAGTCATCTTATCGCACAAATTGCAGATCTTGTTTCTAATAAAGTAATTGAAGGTATTTCAAATATTAGAGATTTATCTGATAAATCAGGAATTAGAGTTGTTATTGATTTAAAATCAGATGCAAACCCTGCAGTTATTACTAATCAACTTTTCAAACACAGCAGGCTTCAAGTAACATTTGGAGTTATTAATCTAAGTTTAGTTAAGGGAGTTCCAAAAGTTCTTAATCTTAAACAAACATTACAAGAATTCATTAATCATCGTGAAGAAGTTGTGCGAAGAAGAACTCAGTTTGATCTAAAAAAAGCAGAAGAACGAGCACATGTTCTTGAAGGTTTAATTATTGCTCTTGAAGATATTGATGCAATTGTGCAAAAAATTAAGCAAAGTGATAATGCAGAAGATGCAAAACAAGTTTTAATGACTGATTATTCGTTATCTGAAATTCAAGCAAAAGCAATTTTGGATATGAAATTACAAAAACTATCTTCATTAGAACAAGAAAAAATTAGAGAAGAACACAAAGGTTTAATGAGTTTAATTGAAGATCTTAAAGCTATTTTAGCTTCTAGAGAAAAAATATTTGCATTAATAAAAAATGAATTAATAGTAATTAGAGATAAATTTGGAAATCCTAGGAAAACAGAAATTACTGTAGGAGATGACTCTGATATTATTATTGAAGATTTGATTAAAGAAGAAGATATGGTAGTAACTATTAGTCATAGTGGTTATATCAAACGTCTTTCTGTCGACACTTACCGCCAACAAGGTAGAGGTGGTAAGGGAATTATTGCTGCAGGAACAAAAGAAGAAGATTTTATTGAACATTTATTTGTGGCATCAACACATTCAACAGTTTTATTCTTTTCAAATAAAGGTCAAGTTTATTGGTTAAAAGTATATGAAGTTCCAGAAACATCTAGACAATCCAAAGGAAAAGCAATTGTGAACTTGCTTCGTTTAGATAAAGATGAATATATTTCTGCATTCGAACCGGTTAGAGAATTTGATGATTCACATTATTTAATTTTTGCAACTGAAAAAGGAATTGTTAAAAAAACAGAACTTTCTGCATTTAGTCGACCTAGAAAAGGCGGTATTCGTGCAATTACTCTAAATTCTGAAGACACACTAAAAGAAGTAGTACTAACAGATGGAAATTTAAATTTAATTTTAGCAACTAAAAATGGTATGGCTACAAGATTTAATGAACAAGCAGTAAGGCCTATGGGTAGGAATGCTGCAGGTGTAAAAGGAATTAAATTAAAACCTGGAGATTCAGTTATTGGAATGATCAAAGCAGAAGAAGAAAAATGTATTCTTACAATTACTGAAAATGGTTATGGTAAAAGAACGCCTGTTGGGGATTATCGTTTGATAGGCCGAGGAGGAATTGGAGTTCGAAATATTATTTGTAGTGAGCGTAATGGTTGCGCAATTGCAGTAAAGAGTGTTGATGAAGAAGATGAATTAATGTTTATTTCTAAAAATGGAATTATTATTAGGATGTCAGTTAAAGGAATTTCAATTATTGGTAGGAATACTCAAGGAGTTCGTCTTATGAGAATTGGTGCGGGAGATACGGTAATTGATGCTGCAAAAATTATCAAAGAAGATAGTGATAATTCAGAAGATGAAACTAACAATGATGATTTAGGTAATGATACTAAAAGCAATGCTGATAATAACAGCGATATTGATAGTGACCGTGATGATTCAACAAAAGAATCAAATGACGCCTCAACTGTAACTCAAGAACCAATTTCAGATTCTGAGTCTCAGGTGGAGTAA
- a CDS encoding GNAT family N-acetyltransferase, whose translation MAKIQIKEVDLELLDAFIDFPNKVYSKNKYWAKPIKTEQKKFFDKNRILWKNVSKKLFLAVLTKEDSTEEIVGRIGAFIDKKYLKQEKVGYFGFFESINSIEVAKKLIKAAETYLKQNKIKKMRGPINGTISYETGLLIKNFEEISAPLMNFNHKYYSKLLTQTGLIEYKKLFCYKINLKTLSFEKIKDSLKEGFGFRMLKIQQLEKESKIMAAIINKAFIATKHFQFRKHDPREFLEQCLGLKQLFDKKLTFFLEDKINKKECGIVVVYPNYNIIIKNLNGKLNLWNKIKFMLEKRKLKKAKLDIIAIHPTYFHKGLGKQMMNQVLTNLKNKGFEELEYSWVLEDNIASIKLAEHYGGKVNKTYALYEKKIE comes from the coding sequence ATGGCCAAAATACAAATAAAAGAGGTTGATTTAGAACTCTTAGATGCATTCATAGACTTCCCAAACAAAGTATATTCCAAAAATAAATATTGGGCCAAACCAATCAAAACAGAACAAAAAAAGTTTTTTGACAAAAATAGAATTCTTTGGAAAAATGTTTCAAAAAAACTATTTCTCGCAGTATTAACAAAAGAAGATTCTACAGAAGAAATTGTTGGACGAATCGGAGCATTTATTGATAAAAAATATTTGAAACAAGAAAAAGTAGGATATTTTGGATTTTTTGAATCAATAAACTCAATTGAGGTTGCAAAAAAATTAATCAAAGCCGCAGAAACATATTTGAAACAAAATAAAATAAAAAAAATGAGAGGGCCAATTAATGGAACCATTTCATATGAGACCGGACTTCTTATCAAAAATTTTGAAGAAATTTCGGCACCGCTCATGAATTTTAATCACAAATATTATTCAAAATTACTAACTCAAACAGGCTTGATCGAATATAAAAAATTATTTTGCTATAAAATTAATCTTAAAACACTATCTTTTGAAAAAATTAAAGACTCCCTAAAAGAAGGATTCGGATTTAGAATGTTAAAAATCCAACAATTAGAAAAAGAATCAAAAATAATGGCAGCAATCATAAATAAAGCATTCATTGCCACAAAACACTTCCAATTTAGAAAACATGACCCCCGAGAGTTTTTAGAACAATGCTTAGGACTCAAACAGTTATTTGATAAAAAATTAACATTTTTTCTCGAGGATAAAATAAATAAAAAAGAATGCGGAATTGTTGTTGTATATCCCAATTATAATATCATAATTAAAAACTTAAATGGTAAATTAAATTTGTGGAATAAAATTAAATTTATGCTTGAAAAGAGAAAATTAAAAAAAGCAAAATTAGACATAATTGCAATTCATCCAACTTATTTCCACAAAGGTCTTGGAAAACAAATGATGAATCAAGTTTTAACAAACTTAAAAAATAAAGGATTTGAAGAACTTGAGTATTCATGGGTTCTTGAAGACAATATTGCTTCAATAAAACTCGCAGAACATTACGGCGGCAAAGTTAATAAAACATATGCACTATATGAGAAAAAAATAGAATAA
- a CDS encoding phosphatidylserine decarboxylase produces MTFLSYFIILFVLLFLLWGYWRFYFFFRDPGRIVPKGKNLVSPADGKIVYVKKVKHNEIPIPIKRGRKINLEESVKTHLRGEKYLIGIFMNPFSVHVNRAPIAGTVKKIHHYQHKNLPMTLMWLRTMLNLRPFHKFSTHMWENERNIILIQNKFPVYVIQIADLAVNKVVCWVKKNQKVSKGQRFGMIKMGSQVDVLVPSKHVKLVVKEGDNVRAGESILAKVID; encoded by the coding sequence ATGACTTTTTTATCTTATTTCATAATTTTATTTGTGCTTTTATTCTTATTGTGGGGGTATTGGCGATTTTATTTCTTTTTTAGGGATCCTGGTAGGATAGTTCCAAAAGGTAAAAATTTAGTGTCTCCTGCAGATGGGAAAATAGTTTATGTCAAAAAAGTTAAGCATAATGAAATCCCCATACCAATTAAACGTGGAAGAAAAATTAATTTAGAGGAGAGTGTTAAAACTCACCTTAGGGGAGAAAAATATTTGATAGGAATTTTTATGAATCCTTTCAGCGTTCATGTTAATAGAGCACCAATTGCAGGCACTGTTAAAAAAATTCATCATTATCAGCATAAAAATTTGCCTATGACTTTGATGTGGTTAAGAACAATGCTAAACTTAAGACCGTTTCATAAATTTTCAACACACATGTGGGAAAATGAGAGAAATATTATTTTAATTCAAAATAAATTTCCTGTATATGTTATTCAGATTGCAGATCTTGCAGTGAATAAAGTTGTGTGCTGGGTTAAAAAGAATCAAAAAGTGAGTAAAGGTCAAAGATTTGGGATGATTAAGATGGGCTCACAAGTTGATGTTTTAGTTCCATCTAAACACGTTAAATTGGTCGTTAAAGAAGGAGATAATGTGAGAGCAGGAGAAAGTATTCTTGCAAAAGTTATTGATTAA
- a CDS encoding phenylacetate--CoA ligase family protein, with product MISRLMKYLPVEVSDFFMDIKANDVKFMKNIILNSNPSDLEYLSKKKVLKSFHRAALRVPHYSQILSNQNINPKLIKSFKDFATVPIISKVSYIKTATKMSELCIDRDLSQCGLLARSSGYTGHSSTWAKSRSEQIESRHFASLGLDLLFGVTKSKTLLIDCFALGSWVSGVDLLMIGSDKCSIIAPGADSKETLDIFNDLKEEYDQFIFAGTPHFIKNLVEEGIERGIDFKKSQVNLLLGAEAFTEEWRQYMHSLLGSSMGDDKKGFIFSAFGASDLGVTGINETKESAYLRYLCLTNSKLKTALFGDYATALPMLFQYDPTKFFIENTEKDELVFSNCDLKASLPLIRYNIHDVGKPISFVELNKILKEQNIDLKIKAPLPFLFVVGRSDGTINFIGQLIYPQYIQELIYSNDFLSKLTTGTFKLIKMYDKDHNPFLQIDIQLRKNIKKSKDNAAKFHEAIHSFFMHLSTDFPLNFEILEEKTGKNPLIINCFEFDKYPHKSGIKIRYV from the coding sequence ATGATCTCTCGTCTTATGAAATATCTTCCCGTGGAAGTTTCAGATTTTTTTATGGATATTAAAGCTAATGACGTTAAGTTTATGAAGAATATAATTCTTAATTCAAATCCTAGCGATTTAGAATATCTTTCAAAAAAAAAAGTTTTGAAAAGTTTTCACCGTGCAGCATTGCGAGTTCCACATTATTCTCAAATTTTATCTAATCAAAATATTAATCCTAAACTAATTAAATCATTTAAAGATTTTGCAACAGTTCCAATTATTTCTAAAGTTAGCTATATTAAAACTGCAACAAAGATGAGTGAGTTATGCATTGATAGGGATTTAAGTCAGTGCGGTCTTCTTGCAAGAAGTTCTGGTTATACTGGACACTCGTCTACTTGGGCTAAATCTAGAAGTGAACAAATTGAATCTAGACATTTTGCGTCGCTGGGTTTAGACTTATTATTTGGCGTGACTAAATCTAAAACATTGCTTATTGATTGTTTTGCGCTAGGTTCTTGGGTGAGTGGTGTTGATTTGTTGATGATTGGATCTGACAAGTGCAGTATTATTGCGCCTGGAGCAGACTCAAAAGAAACATTAGATATTTTCAATGATTTAAAAGAAGAATATGATCAATTTATTTTTGCAGGAACTCCACATTTCATAAAAAACCTCGTTGAAGAAGGTATTGAGAGGGGAATTGATTTTAAAAAAAGTCAAGTTAATCTTTTACTGGGAGCGGAGGCGTTTACTGAAGAATGGCGGCAGTATATGCATTCTTTACTTGGAAGTTCGATGGGAGATGATAAAAAAGGATTTATTTTTTCTGCATTTGGCGCATCAGATCTTGGCGTAACTGGAATTAATGAGACGAAAGAATCTGCATATTTGAGATATTTATGTTTAACAAATTCCAAACTTAAAACTGCACTTTTTGGAGATTATGCGACTGCATTGCCTATGCTATTCCAATACGACCCAACTAAATTTTTTATTGAAAATACTGAAAAAGATGAACTTGTTTTTTCTAATTGCGATCTTAAAGCCTCGCTACCTCTTATAAGATATAATATTCATGATGTGGGTAAGCCAATTTCGTTTGTTGAACTTAATAAAATATTAAAAGAACAAAATATAGATCTTAAAATTAAAGCACCTCTTCCGTTCTTATTCGTAGTCGGAAGATCTGATGGGACGATTAATTTTATTGGCCAATTAATTTATCCTCAGTACATTCAAGAATTAATTTATTCTAATGATTTTTTATCAAAACTTACAACTGGAACTTTTAAATTGATAAAAATGTATGATAAAGATCATAATCCTTTTTTACAAATTGATATTCAATTAAGAAAAAATATTAAGAAGTCAAAAGATAATGCTGCTAAATTTCATGAAGCAATCCATTCTTTTTTTATGCATTTGAGTACTGATTTCCCTCTTAATTTTGAAATTTTAGAAGAAAAAACTGGGAAGAATCCATTAATCATAAACTGTTTCGAATTTGATAAATATCCTCATAAGAGTGGGATTAAAATTAGGTATGTGTGA
- a CDS encoding alpha/beta hydrolase, which translates to MGSYLTSFDKTKIYYDHHKGDNPLTLVFLHGVGGNLTIWQKEMTYFQKKGYSTLAFDFRGHGLSDAPAKFKNYMAAYFAKDLRELLKKHKIKKYALIGHSLGGAIAINYCMTYKTIYPTYLILIETASVCPFDHNRILNLTPFLSKFMRFFAEHSKTHKFSIINHKEYDLSEPENLKNMHLVSYLVHMTPIKSIVEVLDIIENYINCNKKKINYTLKHLKVPTLLLAGEKDQTVPIKLSKDIKAMNKKIKLRILTGADHTVIVSDPKQVITRIQEFIK; encoded by the coding sequence ATGGGATCCTATTTAACTTCTTTTGACAAAACAAAAATTTATTATGATCATCATAAAGGTGATAATCCATTAACGTTAGTTTTTTTACATGGTGTTGGAGGTAATTTAACTATCTGGCAAAAAGAAATGACTTATTTTCAAAAAAAAGGATACTCAACTTTAGCGTTTGATTTTAGGGGGCATGGTTTATCTGATGCACCTGCAAAGTTTAAAAATTATATGGCAGCTTATTTTGCTAAAGATTTAAGGGAATTATTAAAAAAACATAAAATAAAAAAATATGCACTTATAGGTCATAGTCTGGGCGGTGCAATTGCAATTAATTATTGCATGACATATAAAACAATTTATCCAACATATCTGATATTAATAGAAACTGCATCGGTATGCCCATTTGATCATAATCGTATTTTAAATCTTACTCCTTTTTTATCAAAATTTATGAGATTTTTTGCAGAGCATTCCAAAACACATAAGTTTTCGATTATTAATCATAAGGAGTATGATTTATCTGAGCCAGAAAATTTAAAAAATATGCATTTAGTTTCTTATCTTGTACATATGACTCCGATTAAAAGCATAGTTGAAGTTTTAGACATTATTGAAAATTATATTAACTGTAATAAAAAAAAAATAAATTATACGTTAAAACATCTTAAAGTTCCAACATTGCTTTTAGCAGGTGAAAAAGATCAAACAGTGCCAATTAAACTTTCTAAAGATATTAAAGCGATGAATAAAAAAATTAAGTTAAGAATTTTAACTGGTGCTGATCACACAGTTATAGTTTCAGATCCCAAACAAGTTATTACTAGAATTCAAGAATTTATTAAGTGA
- a CDS encoding mechanosensitive ion channel → MIDIIMILSNEYLRFVLILTLFFGLAWLVDWILTKYVQKYVESTKTSIDDLIVEIIRGPVHFYIIVGGIYLAFKSLSVIGSYANWLNKGFIVISIWVGATIIASLVAALIDYWLESHKRFKKTPQLLNKIFTITIYFLALIIILGYFNVEITPLLATLGVGGLAIGLALQKTLSDFFAGLNIISERQINVGDHVQIENEKISGYIDDIGWRSTKIKSLRNNMIIVPNSSLSNSIVTNNKMPHDEMSIIIKCGVAYSSNLNQVEKITLDVAKKIQKKIEGAKKEFEPLVRFHTFGESNIEFSIILRVEHFVDQYRVKHEFIKALKDRYDQENIEISWPVRKIYYDNQVANKLKLQTKPVRKK, encoded by the coding sequence GTGATAGATATAATTATGATTCTCAGTAATGAATATTTACGATTCGTATTAATTCTTACGCTTTTTTTTGGTCTTGCTTGGCTTGTCGACTGGATTTTAACAAAATATGTTCAAAAATATGTTGAAAGTACAAAAACAAGCATTGATGATTTAATTGTTGAAATAATTAGGGGACCCGTACATTTTTACATAATTGTTGGCGGAATATACTTAGCATTCAAATCACTAAGCGTGATTGGATCATATGCTAATTGGCTAAACAAAGGATTTATTGTCATTTCTATATGGGTCGGAGCCACAATCATTGCAAGTCTTGTTGCAGCACTAATTGATTATTGGTTAGAATCCCATAAGCGGTTTAAAAAAACACCTCAACTACTTAATAAAATATTTACAATCACAATTTATTTTCTCGCACTAATCATAATACTAGGATACTTCAATGTTGAAATTACACCTCTCCTTGCAACACTAGGAGTTGGAGGTCTTGCAATCGGTCTTGCATTACAAAAAACATTATCCGATTTTTTTGCAGGACTAAACATAATCTCTGAACGACAAATAAATGTTGGAGATCATGTACAAATAGAAAACGAAAAAATCTCAGGATATATTGATGATATTGGTTGGAGATCAACAAAAATAAAATCATTAAGAAATAATATGATCATAGTTCCTAATTCTAGTCTATCAAACAGCATAGTTACAAATAACAAAATGCCACACGATGAAATGTCAATTATCATTAAATGTGGAGTTGCATATAGCTCAAATTTAAATCAAGTTGAAAAAATAACTCTTGATGTTGCAAAAAAAATACAGAAAAAAATTGAAGGTGCAAAAAAAGAATTTGAACCTTTAGTTAGATTTCACACATTTGGAGAGTCAAACATTGAATTTAGCATAATTTTACGTGTTGAACATTTTGTTGACCAATACAGAGTTAAACATGAATTTATCAAAGCATTAAAAGACCGATATGACCAAGAAAACATAGAAATTAGTTGGCCTGTAAGAAAAATTTATTATGATAATCAGGTAGCAAATAAATTAAAATTGCAAACTAAACCTGTTCGAAAGAAATAA
- the scpB gene encoding SMC-Scp complex subunit ScpB, protein MAEFSELKNEIEAILFSSGRVITLTEIKLLLDIKEDGLVKETVNDIKSDYKTRNSPISLIEEGDGWKLIVREKYLGIVHSINPHTEMSKAILETLAIVAWKQPILQAEVVNIRSNKAYEHIKDLVEQGFLSKERQGRSYLLKTTQKFLDYFDLPHKKAIKEVFKDFADLKNVLPQKKVEDYENKLDGSSQAQLALPQDPEKIIDTKNQDANLDKLGDTTKKDNVEGEKVGSLETYDSAVPLEKVQIISDDDSGKNKAQEPAEKIGDLDVVPIPSQSENQEAESVEVAGGESTSGNEADSNSNNGFESDKSNSEVDGSAKLLEEDLEKNNSDHAKELADQLLETHKDLPVKKDVVVKDDIFEDRNLHPELEDFIEGESVKATERPEQELAQDPAQTNSNQNDGENDSQKKESKNSESENTEKSESNKNDSSSEGMSVPEDAMPIKHDSN, encoded by the coding sequence ATGGCTGAATTTTCAGAATTAAAAAATGAAATTGAAGCAATTCTTTTTTCTAGTGGTAGAGTAATTACTTTAACTGAAATTAAACTTTTATTAGACATTAAAGAAGACGGATTAGTAAAAGAAACCGTAAATGACATCAAATCAGATTATAAAACTCGAAATTCACCTATAAGTCTTATAGAAGAGGGAGATGGTTGGAAATTAATAGTTCGCGAAAAATATTTGGGAATTGTTCATAGTATTAATCCTCACACTGAAATGTCTAAAGCAATTCTTGAAACATTAGCAATTGTTGCGTGGAAACAACCAATTTTGCAAGCAGAAGTAGTAAATATTAGATCTAATAAAGCATATGAACATATTAAAGATTTAGTTGAGCAAGGATTTCTGTCTAAAGAACGTCAAGGGAGATCTTATCTTCTCAAAACCACTCAAAAGTTTTTGGATTATTTCGATCTACCTCATAAAAAAGCAATTAAAGAAGTATTCAAAGATTTTGCAGATTTAAAAAATGTCCTTCCACAAAAGAAAGTGGAAGATTACGAGAATAAACTTGATGGTTCATCTCAAGCTCAATTAGCACTTCCACAAGATCCAGAAAAAATAATTGACACCAAAAATCAAGATGCGAATCTAGATAAATTGGGTGACACAACAAAAAAAGATAACGTAGAGGGTGAAAAAGTTGGATCTCTTGAAACATATGACTCTGCAGTTCCTTTAGAAAAAGTACAAATAATTTCTGATGATGATTCTGGCAAAAATAAAGCACAAGAACCTGCTGAAAAAATTGGAGATTTGGATGTTGTACCTATTCCTTCACAATCTGAAAACCAAGAGGCTGAGTCTGTTGAAGTAGCAGGGGGCGAATCTACGTCTGGAAATGAAGCTGATTCTAACTCAAATAATGGTTTCGAATCAGATAAGTCTAACTCTGAAGTTGATGGATCAGCAAAATTACTCGAAGAGGATTTAGAAAAAAATAATTCAGATCACGCAAAAGAACTTGCAGATCAACTACTAGAAACTCATAAAGATTTACCAGTTAAAAAAGATGTTGTTGTTAAAGATGATATTTTTGAGGATCGAAATCTTCATCCGGAACTTGAAGATTTTATCGAGGGAGAAAGTGTTAAGGCAACTGAACGTCCAGAACAAGAACTAGCACAAGATCCTGCACAAACTAATTCGAATCAAAATGATGGCGAAAATGATTCTCAAAAAAAAGAGTCAAAAAATAGTGAGTCAGAAAATACTGAAAAATCCGAATCTAATAAAAACGATTCTTCTTCTGAAGGGATGAGTGTTCCTGAAGATGCAATGCCTATTAAACACGATTCTAATTAA